Proteins from a single region of Haloterrigena alkaliphila:
- a CDS encoding methionine synthase gives MSTNENKDQFRPDEHENDHFLLTTVVGSYPKPKWLNRAKELYQDEDHGFDADDYQEAKDDAARLITNEHERAGLDVVVDGEMRRNEMVEFFAHRIEGYEFNGPVKVWGHNYFDKPSVVSEVEYDENWLVDEYEFTAAASNRPVKVPITGPYTLANWSFNEAYDDDEELAYDLADLVNEEIEKLVEAGARYIQIDEPALATTPDDHAIVGEALERIVADIDDEVRIGLHVCYGDYSRIYPEILEFPVDEFDLELANGDYEQLDVFKDPEFTKDLALGVTDAHVAEVESVEQIEANIKKGLEVVPPEQLVVSPDCGVKLLPREVAYGKMANMVEAARNVEADLDEGNVDIERGAPTPADD, from the coding sequence ATGAGCACGAACGAGAACAAAGATCAGTTCCGACCCGACGAGCACGAGAACGACCACTTCCTGCTGACGACCGTCGTCGGCAGCTATCCCAAGCCCAAGTGGCTCAACCGCGCGAAGGAGCTCTACCAGGACGAGGACCACGGCTTCGACGCGGACGACTATCAGGAAGCCAAGGACGACGCCGCCCGCCTCATCACGAACGAACACGAGCGGGCCGGCCTCGACGTCGTCGTCGACGGCGAGATGCGGCGCAACGAGATGGTCGAGTTCTTCGCCCACCGCATCGAGGGCTACGAGTTCAACGGCCCCGTCAAGGTGTGGGGCCACAACTACTTCGACAAGCCCTCCGTCGTCTCGGAAGTCGAGTACGACGAGAACTGGCTCGTCGACGAGTACGAGTTCACCGCCGCCGCGTCGAACCGCCCCGTCAAGGTGCCGATCACGGGTCCCTACACGCTGGCCAACTGGTCCTTTAACGAGGCCTACGACGACGACGAGGAACTCGCCTACGACCTCGCGGATCTGGTCAACGAGGAGATCGAGAAGCTCGTCGAGGCCGGCGCGCGCTACATCCAGATCGACGAGCCCGCGCTCGCGACCACGCCCGACGACCACGCCATCGTCGGCGAAGCCCTCGAGCGAATCGTCGCCGACATCGACGACGAGGTCCGTATCGGCCTCCACGTCTGTTACGGCGATTACTCCCGGATCTACCCCGAAATTCTGGAGTTCCCCGTCGACGAGTTCGACCTCGAGCTCGCCAACGGCGACTACGAACAGCTGGACGTCTTCAAGGACCCCGAGTTCACGAAGGACCTCGCGCTCGGCGTCACCGACGCCCACGTCGCCGAGGTCGAGTCCGTCGAGCAGATCGAGGCGAACATCAAGAAAGGCCTCGAGGTCGTCCCGCCGGAACAACTGGTCGTCTCGCCGGACTGCGGCGTGAAGCTGCTGCCCCGCGAGGTCGCCTACGGCAAGATGGCGAACATGGTCGAGGCCGCCCGCAACGTCGAGGCGGATCTCGACGAGGGCAACGTCGATATCGAGCGCGGTGCGCCGACCCCGGCCGACGACTGA
- a CDS encoding enoyl-CoA hydratase/isomerase family protein, with protein MAAVDIERSTDPDQAVVTIDRPASGNAMSPTVVAELDAAIEDLAESTGTRAIVVTGAEGTFSAGADVDAFADRATDPDAVLEYLQSFTDLYERIEAVPVPVVARVNGAAYGGGYELAMACDVRFAATTAELCPAELRMGIVPPFERLALELGEGLAREVCFTGGVIRAEDAAETDLFSRVVDADELDAVVEAFVRRVEARSPNAVAQTKRAMVAHRSEAIRRSAAYRYALNEQCVRHPDFAESVAAFREDRPPEYES; from the coding sequence ATGGCAGCAGTTGACATCGAACGCTCGACGGACCCCGATCAGGCGGTCGTCACGATCGACAGACCCGCGTCCGGCAACGCCATGTCGCCGACGGTCGTCGCCGAACTCGATGCCGCGATCGAAGACCTCGCGGAATCGACCGGGACGCGAGCGATCGTCGTAACCGGCGCCGAGGGGACGTTCTCGGCGGGCGCGGACGTCGACGCCTTCGCCGACAGAGCGACCGATCCCGACGCGGTCCTCGAGTACCTGCAGTCGTTTACGGACCTGTACGAGCGGATCGAGGCCGTTCCGGTTCCCGTGGTCGCCCGCGTGAACGGGGCCGCTTACGGCGGCGGCTACGAACTCGCGATGGCGTGTGACGTCCGGTTCGCGGCGACGACGGCCGAACTCTGTCCCGCCGAACTCAGGATGGGGATCGTGCCGCCGTTCGAACGGCTCGCGCTGGAACTCGGCGAGGGCCTCGCGCGGGAGGTGTGTTTCACCGGTGGCGTCATCCGAGCCGAAGACGCGGCCGAGACGGACCTGTTCAGTCGGGTCGTCGACGCCGACGAACTCGACGCGGTCGTCGAGGCGTTCGTTCGTCGCGTCGAAGCGCGCAGTCCGAACGCGGTCGCCCAGACCAAGCGCGCGATGGTCGCGCACCGATCCGAGGCGATCCGCAGATCGGCGGCGTACCGCTACGCGCTGAACGAGCAGTGCGTTCGCCACCCCGACTTCGCCGAGAGCGTCGCCGCGTTTCGCGAGGATCGACCGCCCGAATACGAGTCGTAG
- a CDS encoding 5-methyltetrahydropteroyltriglutamate--homocysteine methyltransferase — protein sequence MTEYVSTTPGLYPLPDWAKDDLSDLKGHQKHDLISGDESEAITAAYEEAREDVIEVQRDAGLDRIVEGQLRWDDMLAHPLAVHDAVETRGIVRYYDNNNFYREPVVQDDLDFSGDVAGELEAAAELVDGDDGLQAVLPGPYSLADLATDEQYGDEAEFLSAIADFLAGEAEAFRDVETLFLLEPSLVENAPEDGQDERASEAIDRVASATDADVVVQPYWGALEEKVYAHLLDADIDAVGFDFVANQDDNLYNIQEYGATDDVALGLADGQNTLVEDPEAIRDRVDWVEEQLQVTEFETVYLTTNTETFYLPYGKYVEKLEVLAEAADLAEVTAA from the coding sequence ATGACTGAGTACGTTTCGACCACGCCGGGGCTCTATCCGCTCCCGGACTGGGCGAAAGACGACCTTTCGGATCTCAAGGGGCACCAGAAGCACGACCTCATCAGCGGCGACGAGAGCGAGGCGATCACGGCGGCCTACGAGGAGGCCCGCGAGGACGTGATCGAAGTGCAGCGCGACGCCGGACTCGACCGGATCGTCGAGGGCCAACTGCGCTGGGACGACATGCTCGCCCACCCGCTGGCGGTCCACGACGCCGTCGAAACGCGCGGGATCGTCCGCTACTACGACAACAACAACTTCTACCGGGAGCCGGTCGTGCAGGACGACCTGGACTTCTCGGGCGACGTCGCGGGCGAACTCGAGGCCGCGGCCGAGCTAGTCGACGGTGACGACGGCCTGCAGGCCGTCCTCCCCGGCCCGTACTCGCTTGCCGATCTCGCGACCGACGAGCAGTACGGCGACGAGGCGGAGTTCCTCTCGGCCATCGCCGACTTCCTCGCGGGCGAGGCCGAGGCCTTCCGGGACGTCGAGACGCTGTTCCTGCTCGAGCCCTCGCTGGTCGAGAACGCGCCCGAAGACGGCCAGGACGAACGCGCGAGCGAGGCGATCGATCGGGTCGCGAGCGCGACGGACGCCGACGTCGTCGTCCAGCCCTACTGGGGCGCGCTCGAGGAGAAGGTCTACGCCCATCTGCTCGACGCAGATATCGACGCAGTCGGCTTCGACTTCGTCGCGAATCAGGACGACAACCTCTACAACATCCAGGAGTACGGCGCGACCGACGACGTCGCGCTCGGCCTCGCCGACGGCCAGAATACGCTCGTCGAGGATCCCGAGGCGATCCGCGACCGGGTCGACTGGGTCGAAGAACAGCTACAGGTCACCGAGTTCGAGACGGTGTACCTGACGACGAACACGGAGACGTTCTACCTGCCCTACGGCAAGTACGTGGAGAAACTCGAGGTCCTCGCCGAGGCCGCGGACCTCGCGGAGGTGACCGCCGCATGA